TTCAATTTCACATATTGGTACGGGCTAATAGTAGAGCAATGAACTTAGAGAATATTGTTGATTTGTTCCTTGATCTTCTCCAGCTCTTCCTTCATGCCGACCACCAGGTGTTGAACCGTAGAATCATTTGCCTTTGAGCCGATTGTGTTGATTTCGCGGCCAATTTCCTGCGAAATAAAGGCTAATTTCTTTCCGCTGGGCTCAGGGATACCTACAGTTTCGATGAAGTACTGCAAATGGCTGGTCAAACGAACCTTTTCCTCGGCAATGTCAAGCTTCTCAATATAGTAAAGAACCTCTTGCTCAAAGCGCACCGGATTGAACTGCTCGTGCGAAGTAAGCTCGGCCAGATGCTGTTGCAACCGTAGCCGAACCTGCTCAATACGGGTCGGGTCGTGGTGCTCCACTTCACTCAGGAATTCCTGGATGTGCCCTACATACCCGATGATTTCGCCAGTAAGCGTCTGGCCCTCATCATGCCGGAACTGGTTGACGCGCTCCAGAGCCTCCGTGACCAGGGGCAGCA
Above is a genomic segment from Hymenobacter cellulosivorans containing:
- a CDS encoding YicC/YloC family endoribonuclease, which produces MTGYGIAHRETDRYSATVEIKSLNSKTLDLSLRLPRFLQDRELELRNLITKSLVRGKVNLSFDFVRPRSAVRPSAVLNQETLLASYRELEKAAELVGAPKDQLFALALTMPGVLQAPSEASVAEEEEEVSWEELLPLVTEALERVNQFRHDEGQTLTGEIIGYVGHIQEFLSEVEHHDPTRIEQVRLRLQQHLAELTSHEQFNPVRFEQEVLYYIEKLDIAEEKVRLTSHLQYFIETVGIPEPSGKKLAFISQEIGREINTIGSKANDSTVQHLVVGMKEELEKIKEQINNIL